The Puntigrus tetrazona isolate hp1 chromosome 13, ASM1883169v1, whole genome shotgun sequence genome contains the following window.
GGAGAAATCCACCTCAtataagaaatattaaacaCCAACCAGAACAGACAGTGCAGCTACATCCTCATGTCAAGATTAAGGTAATCtcatcattaaatataatatgatcTATTCTGTTATGCTCAGTGTCATGCAGAAGAAAAGACGCCTCCTCACTCTGTCTTTCACGTTTGATAGAGGAAACAATTACGAGTTACACATACAGTAGGCAGAGAACAGTGAGAGGCAGTGGGATAAAAATGCATCAGCATCAGAGAGGAATTAGGACACCCACAGAGTGGTAGAGGAAGATGGCGGAAATCATTGTTACCATGCGAGGAGGTCTGCTACAAGGAGGCGGCTTGAGTCTATCATTGGTGCCAAAATACTGCGTGAGCTCCTTCCAGTGCTCCTCCCGTTTCTCTTCAGGCTCCCTGGGCAAAGACACAGGATGACAAgtctttctgtttattattatcattattattcacTCCAGGACTGGGCATGTATACTTTGTGAGATTCAATTATTTCTGCACACATCCCTTTTTGCTATAAACGGTGGATTACGGAGCCACTCAGTATTTGGGAATATATGGGTATTCACAGGAGGTTTTGTACTAAGAtaagacattttatatttgctcCCTTCCTTTTTTGCCTTTAAGGCTGGAACGatctgaacagattttaaaatctaagcATCACACAGCTGCCGATTTCGTAAAGGGTTTgggggaaaggaaaaaaaaaaacccctgatCCTCATACACTAAACAACTATGGATCACACACTACCAGACTTTTCAAGTGGTTCCAAAGACAACAAACTCACGCAGACACTGCGCCTTGTTGCTTGGAGATGCATAACATATGAAAACAATATGTGCTCTAAAATTGGTTCAAAATCTTAGTTCCTATTGGATAGAAACTGGAGCTTGTACCCATCGTATGCTATGTGATTTTTAGCTAAATCTGTCAAACGTGAATTTAAGTCGCATCACATTGCATTTACTTCTATTTGTAAATGCAATATGtcttatatttaaatgaacaaatgtataatttcagAAGTATAGTTTTACACTTGAGGTTAAATTGTGAAAAGAGTTCAATGCCATGATATTAATACGAAGCATTCAGCACATGCTAATGTGTTAGGAATATGTATCTCTCAAAGTTGTACAATgatgttttttcaaatgtactgatgttttaatgaaatgacaTAGTATAGATATCATCATTAAGTTTCTTGGAGCAAGCCATGCATTAAAAGTGTATCATACCTTTTCTGCTCAGTGTCACAATTCTGTGTCCCACCTGTTTGAggtgttaaaaacaaaatatgttaatataccgcatataaaaaggcattatattagtatattagaTTCTATTAGTACTACAAATTCTACTAGAAACCCATGTTTTAAAATTCCTTTCAAACACAAATCAGCTCAGCTGTAAAAAGACTTACGTTTGCATTGAAAGGAACGAATAGAATACAACAACAGTAGAAATAACAGAGGAAAAGCATTAGTaggtaataaaaaagaaagcttGTTGACCTTTCTTGTGACGTCTTTTCCTTTTCCGCTTTATTTGTCCTTCCTTCATTGACTGATCATCTTTTGCTTGCTGGAGCTCTTTGAACTTCTACAACGAATGCCAAAtccaaaacttttaaacaatgacatttgcataatgacattaaaatgcattcttaaTCAACCAAATGcaacttgttttgtttatacTGTTGTGACTTTAACTGACAGCCGCCCATTCAGACAAATATTGCACAATTTGTGACATGCAACATCCATGCATAACTACAGTAGTCCCACATACTTGCCATTTATCCAGGGAAACTCCAGGAAGACAATCATCCCCAAATGCATCATTGTGCAAACCAGTTTTTGTGTTACTACATTCAGCCTGTACACAAGCTGAACGTGGCTCTGTGCCTGACTGATGTGAGGGCTGCTCGTTTTCTGCTGtttcctcttcatcatcatcattctcAGAGCTCAGGTCAGCCTCACTGAGACCCGGCGGCAGAAGTCCACTGTACATATTAAATCTGGCAAATCATCGGAAGCGCGACTTTTGCAGACCTCCGCATTATTACCGGACACAAAACGGCGGTGATTACgtttaaagcaaatatattaTTGAATGCGAATGATGATTTAACGATATCATATCAGAGAACTACACCAACAACTGCATGACGCTTACCGTTGCCTTCTGTATTTCCGCGTTTTGAACATAGAGCTTCATCATTGGATCCGCGGAGCAGCAACAGCTGCAACAAAAACTCTGATTGGTCACTTTTATGTCATTATAAAATGCGATCCTCCCCTTTACAAAATAGTAGAGGCTGCAGTCCTGTGTTTTTAATAGCAATTAAATAGCAAATATTTCTATGAAATCGTTAATCTGTCTAgttctgaataataataataataataataataacaattctgtcaatgtatttatgtttattattattattattattctattttaaatatgctcTAAATAGACAAATAGTGGATGGATAATGTGCTtttaaaccgtttttttttttttgcctaattaaaatgtagaaatcaAAAAagtgtgattatatatatatatatatatatatatatatatatatatatatatatatatatatatatatatatatatatatataattttatgtatattgttTAACATTGACTGGTTGAATATTTATTTCTCTAAAACTCTTGACGGTTTGTTGTCTCTGGTGATAACTTATTTACAAAAACCAAGTGTGAAAAACCTtgtgaaaaataagtaaataaataaacacgtcATCTACTGGCCTGATGGTAATTTAACCAATAATTACAGCAGTTAAAAATACTATAGGCCTACTTTTTATACAGTAGCAGAACATTTTGGGGTAGGAATCAGTAAACTTATACCAAACATAGTTGCATGCCAGTTcagttatgaaaacattttcttttaaatttttttgctttttcttttttctttttttttttcaaatggcaaactaaaacacaattGCTCATGTTTTCCGGAGTGATAAGAATGCTCTTATATGAGCAATGTCTACCAATTTATTCAGACAGCTGAGGGCATCACCACATTATCATTCAAATGATTAGCATGCTAATCTTGTTTAGCCTGTGGCATTGGCAGACAGAAAACACTGATGCTTAAATTGcttatttatatcaaataacatcagttttctgttttgttgctAAATAGGGGTGGGCTTTGTGCCTAATTGCAAAACCACCTATTTacttaaatgatttatttagtgtGCACAGATTCTGAGGCAACAAGCTCATTTGTATTGTCATAATGTCAGAAATTTTCATCAATATAATTTCTGCTTGTTATGCCTCCAGCGGGGGTGCCACTAGTTTTGAATGTGCCCAGCAATTTATCTCTTGCTTTTTCTCATttgctctccctctctctctctcatttgtcCCTTCCACactctctatctttctctctacATGTGTGTTCTGTAACCTGTAGTGAGTGAGCAATGCTCCTCGCTTCTGCTCACTCCCCCTTTAGTTGAGTGCATgttaacctttttttctttgaagtaTTTATTGAGCTTCTTAGTCTTTTAAAACCTCAGTAAAGCCCAGTAAAGCCCGATATctgaaataatgctaaaaatacataCCATGACCTATAAGGGTAAACTAAAAATCCCTTTAATTCAGTATTAACTATTATTCAGTAGCTTTTGTGTAACATTTTTCCTACcaaagttttgatcatttttagcTTTAAGACACTCACGTGTCTGATATGATACAGTAGACAGTATAGGGTTAAGTATATGTTGTGTTTGTTGGATACTAGGGCcttaaaaacatcaatttcATCCAACATCAAGAACTTTAAGTATGACATGATAGGGCTTAAGTCAGAAAGATATATTAAACGTCATTCTACATTTCCATAACTGATACCAACTGCCACACACTTAAtaccattttaattatatatgtgaCAACTCAATGTCAAAGGCAACTAGAACTTTTAAAGGTAATTTGGTGGTGAAATATATCACAGTTACTACTGTCATAATTATTATGAttgttcttatttatttatttacttatttcacTTTGCACTGACACTtctattcgttttttttttttttttttttctagatcattatttctgtcatttattgtttatttggagTTTGTTGTTTAAAACTTGGAAACCCTTATTAGTTTTGGTTAAAGCGGAAAAGAGGTGGTAAGTGTGGTGAGATAAACTAATCATCTCACAGCCTTAATTATTAGTATCTTACAGTGACaggctgggttttttttttcttcccaagCCAGCCAAGTCGAACCTTAAATGAGCAAGCGCATGTCTGAGGAAAGAGTAATAATTTTAAGTCATCTGGATCTGGCTTGGGGTGGCAGAATTCATTAGAGCAGATTAGCTGAGTGTGTACAAAGTAAATGAGATATCTAATACTAGCCAACACGGAGGTCCAGGGATTCCTCATTTAGCTCAGAATATGAGAAACCATGTTAAGAGGCGATTATGTATAGCTTGACTTCTGGACTGGCTATATGCCTGTTTTCCTGTGCATTTGGCCCGATGGCGCGCTCTCGTATTTAATGACCCTTGACTTTTAGCCTCCGTGTGTACAGTGTACAAGCCGTTAAAAATAGCGGCAGACGCCGGAGCACGAGGGAGGAGGAAAAGAAGGATGACACCCAGATGAGATTATTCACTGTTAGCCTGACAGGGCAGCCAGCTGAATTGTTTTTGAGAGAGAAGCGAGGGAAGCTAATTATGAGTTTAAGAAGAAggttgaaggaaaaaaaataataagattacAAAGAATAATTTGCAGATATAATTACACCAAAATTGGGTACACACAATCGTCAAATACATGTATTGCTTGACCTGGGTGAGCCAGTGAAATAAATCCTTCTTCTATAGcctttgttaatttgtttttatcatctcCAAGTGGTGTTTGTGCAGGCAGTGCAATTTGCATGTGTAATTCCACTGTGCAAATTGACAACAAGTAGATAATTCTGGGAAATGGGCTAGTTGCAAGGCCCTAGCTATCTTCCTGTGCCGATTCATTTTGAGGAACTGCTGAGGCATGAAACTCATACATCAACTATTTCCTGACAATGCTCAGACTTATTGTCCCCTAAAATGTCATTACAGCCATTATTTATGGagttaattcatttattaaaccatATTTACGCAGACAGAATGTCACATTGTGTCCATCGTCCAGAATGACGCCTTTAATGAtgattttaacacattttctcttttaaattcTACCAAGAAAGCGAAAGCACaaagtggttttgtttttaatgtcaagGCTTAGCTGCTGTTAAATCGAGGTAACGCAGAAGCACACAAATCTTACAATACCAGAACATAGCATGGACATTTTTGATAGCAATATAAACTACACGTGATATAGGGTTACAGGATGGTATGAAGCACTGCATTATATTACAGTACAATACAGAATATTTTAGGAAGTTATTTACTGTTATATGTGACAGGTGCTCCTGTTTCTGTTAAGAATGTACATGCAgtgtcttttaaatatatatctatatacgcagatcttgtgaaatatttactactattttttaaatcacagtaaGGCTACATactgagtatatatatatatactttatacgcatgcaaaaataaatgaataaaaacttttgacttggtatgctttaattaaaatctgaaaatttgCTTCTTCTCTGGTTTCTTCTCTAATGACAACAGAGTATCCTTAACCACTACCTGTCCTACCACTAGCTTGCAGCAAGCAAGAGATAGTGAGTAgcaatgctaaaataaaacccCACAATCTATTCAATATTCCATTTCAGCAGGAAATGCATTACAATTCTAACAActtgtttgtcatttttcagAGGTAGTGGAACTCAAAGCAGCAGCCGCAGAGCCgggtattgtattttaattgctATATACCTCATTGCCTTGTATCTAAATCAGGTAACTAGGCCTAGTGGATCTTTACAGCTCCTCTGAGAATGCTGAGCGGTTATACATTGTTTAAATTTTGCACTAAATATGACAGTGCACCTAATGTGTCATTGTGGAGCAGCAGACATCTCCTACTGTGCCACGTTAATGGTACATATCCGCACTGGATAATTCCATCATGCCATtctcctttattttattttctagtttCACCTGTCACCTCGAACTACTTATTATGGCAGTAATAGTGAGCAGTATTTGAACCATTAAGCTGTAATGATTCGCTTGcgtgacattttaattcatataagGAGTTTGAAGAGGGTGGCAGTGTTGCTGGGATTAGAAGGTTAGTgctaaaacaaactaatttgaTTGGCAAGATAAGACTTAAAGGCTCTACAGGAGGTTTAAGTAGATATTTGGGTGacgaaagaaaaaagtcatatttgtaaacattatatttcattaattcgCAACCTAGGTAGCTatatagtaaaaacagaaaggggaaaaaacattaCCAAAAGGAATTACACATAGAattgttataaatatgtatatatagcgttatacagtatacatacatGTTATACAGTTTTGTATTGTCCTATGGTAGTATAACAGTATGAGTAACTTTTTGCATGCCTAGAACTTTACTTCTAGGTTTAGCATGCCTGTACATTATGTGATTTCTGAGGAAGAAGGTTCGAACCAAGGAATCAccgtgattaatattcatacaTTGAGTGTGCACTCTTTGGTATttataataaagataaaaaacaacTGGGGTATTCATCAGAGAGTTGAGCAAACAATGCTTAAAAGATGACTGAGAGATGGGCTGAGAGACAAAGGCAgaataagaaagagagagagaggtaaatTTGAAACACTCCACTGAACAGAAACAAGGTTTATGGGCTAAGCCAGCATAAACACATTAAGAAGATGAGATTCATCAGTTCTCCAGTGTCAAATCCTCACTGCCCAAAGGTAATTTCTGAAAATCAGTGTACATGTCAAAAATCGAATACACCCTCAGaattgtacacaaaaaaataaatattctttaagtaatataaatagattgttaattaaaaatctgtcttttaataaatttcttaaaatgttagCAGCAAAACATTATCTGTACGTTGTTTTTACACAAAGAATGGCTTCACATaaccaagaaaaaaacacattttaaacatatattctaagagcattttttttcataacttaacttaaacatttatgtattttcctTTTATACAATCAATATGTGCAcagattttttatataactgcttatgcaaaaatgtcaaaaatcttTAACTCCCCAGTTGAAATATATGCGgtatctattaaaaaaagtacagtaaagtGAAATCAGTGCAGTACATTTTATGAATGCGATGCATTTCAAATGCATGCCACGCCATAGTCATGGTTTTCAGACTGGCTGAGTTTGCCGCCATTCATCTGTAATTAGTTTAAGCACAAAGTTGCACAACCAGACCATTTCCAGATAAAATCgtacatttaaattgaataatttattcCCTTTTTCATTGCAGGACTTCCAACACATTTATCTGttgtctgtttctttattttaatcacaCTTCCTTGCCTTTTGGACAGCTTCACTGGCTTATAGATTAGTGTGAAATGTACCCCAGTTAGAATCTCTTACACGCTCCAATCAGATGAGCGCAGATTTAATCAGAGTGAATCGTCCATCCCACCCGTGAGGGGCTGCCCAGATGAAACACACCTTATATTCATAACTTCACTTACATGCCTGATTATGAAGCGGGAGATAGCAGGTAACTCTCATtctctgctatttttttttcctggcacAGTTTTGCCTCCAAACTTGAATAGTTAATCGCAGCCCCTTTCTTCATCAGTCGAGAATCAAAATCTGAACAGAAGAGGATATATatcattaaagataaaaaaagaatcacAAATTGAATTGGCCTTCTGGTCCAGATATATTGTGTCAAATTTCATTTTCAGTAccttttaaaggattttttttctctttgcattAATTTCCGGCTGCTCTAACTATCACTTTCTAAGAGAAAACGTTCACGTTCCACCGCTAATTTGTGTGCATGGCTCTGTAATCATGCCATTACTTTCTTTGACATAAAATAATGCCTTTGAATAATGGGAAATATTACCTGATGAATTAATTTAAGCGATAAGATCGAGGGTAAGAAGCTTAAATGCCATCTTAAATTATATGCAGACCTTGGAAAACTTTCAACGAGTCTCATTTGCATTAGCTTAGTGTTGGGTTCACGACGTGCCTCACCATGAGAAGCCCGAACACACCTCTAAAATACTAAGGGATGGAATAATAAGAACAGCACACTGGAAATTATGcaattagtaaaatatttaccCTCTTGAACAGCACCAGTATCTACTTACCAGTAAGATAATATCTACTCTTTCTCcctttttcacttttatgaGCATTATCTCTATTCCAAAAcccagaaatgagaaaaaacataacattttaaggCCTCATATACATATTTCCAGCATGAACAACGActcaaaatgattaataattatgcTATCTTCCAAGGTAGCTTGTTTTGACTAAATTATGAGGCAGAATCAAATGCATCCTCGACAGAGAAGGCAATCACAAGATGCTCAGAGaagatgtatatatacatatatatatatatatatatatatatatatatatatatctcttaaAAATGGACTCTATTAAAAACAGTGTACTCTATTAAAGAACGTGGCCTTGATGCAAATGACATAATATTGCTTGTGAATTAGAAAATATAGTTCTGCTTTCAGTGCTATGAATGTGCATAGAACTGGAAAATTACACAactaaattgttaaattaattaagtaTCAAAATCTAAAATCACTTACAGTGATTTTTAATTCCTATTACAGAACCTTCCTATGTCGTATAATAAAATCCgtaatttataattcatttctgctcataacactattatttcttttattgcaGCATAAGGGCATCATTTTGAGCTCTTAGCTCaggtggagagaaaaaaggactCTCAAATTCTAGAAAATCTCATGCctaaagatagagagagactgacagagagaaagagagagagggaaggaagGAAAGAGGGATGCCTTGCTCATTACACCGCTGTCATTTACTCTTCATCCTTCGTACTCTTTAGTGGCATTAAGACGGGATGTAAATTTGACAGTTAACGCTGTTAGAAAATGGCTAGTTCAAGAAGGGCAGGAATTAGAGATGGGCATTAGGCTCTGATAAGCTGCTTTCCTCCACTGCGGCAGCTGCTTAACATTCATGGGAAAGTCATCATCAAACAACGTTATCGCAGCTCTGTTGACGGCTGAGGAACATCATCActatgataattttttttatagctgtGAGCCAGAAAAGCCCCCTTTTATTTCAGCGGTGTGTTAATGAGATAGGGCCTTGTTGGTATGGGCAATGCAAACTTGCCACTCTCCACCGTTTGTTTGAGTCCCTCTGCCTCCAACGCTTCCCCTTTCCTCCCCCTCCTCTTGCTCGCTCTCTCGTTCTGcccatctctttctctttctctcctacGTGCACAATACAGGAGAGACTATTTTATAGTGTGTGTTCAATGAAAGGAGGACCTATATGGCAGCTTATATAATCACAGTTTGATGCGCAAACAGGGATATCGTCTCTCGAACTGGCTTTCAAAGTACTAGAAGCCTTATCTTATCAATATCCTTTCTTTTTTCGGCCATGTATGAGGAGCATAATGTATTGGCTTCTTAGTCACATGAAATAATATATCACAATGCCATTTGGTTGACATTAAGAGCGAAAATGTTGGACAATCCCATACTTGGTCTGCATTATAGCCCTTCAGCATCATGCAGatgtaaaatgtacattgtCTAGCGTCAATACTGTCCAGTAAGGACATAAACCAAACCTACCGGCAGAATAAAAATCgaatcattcttttgttttaaccTGCTAACTGCAGTATCGGAGATGAGGGCGGTCCAAATGGATTCTCGGTTTCTTTTAGATTCACACAGATCCTAGAActctgcagagagagaaagagagagacatgcACACACCCAGCACAAtgagtctctgtctgtgttgGGGATACATGGGCTGCCTACTGCAGATACCAAAATCAGATTTAGGATTTATTACTCAGCTTTTGTTTGTTGAGTGGTTTGGGAGAGATTTAGGCACTCTTGATCTTCCAGAGATCTCTGTCAAGGGGGAACACAATGCATGTAGAATCTGAGCggctttaattagtttttaaactTTGAAAACTGCAGGGCTTTGTGGTTCTGACGGCAAACATTACTGATTCAGGAAGAGTTTTGTACTTCTTAAGTGGTCTTTAAGGGGATCCAGTGTCATATTGTGTGGCTGCATAGTAGTTGCAAATAAGTACACTTAAAACTCCACCAGTCTATTTTCAACAGTGTCACTTGTAATACCTAGTTGTGACTGCCGGGAAGAATCTCAGGCCAAATTTGGATGTGTGTGGAAAGATTCATCagatagttttaaaatatgtttgttgATCCAGACTGAATGTGAACAAATTAAATGGTCAATGTACTGATTTCTTAGgcacaaaacacaaattttgTGTTCATTGTGCAAAATGTGAGTGTTTTTCTGTGCCAAACTATTAATTTAAACGAGAATCAAAAAGAAATACCATGGGTTGGAGCTTTATCAGAAATAGCATATAACCCATCTCACTAGGTGGTGCTGGGGTGTCTCTCCATgtctattttttgtttgtttgtttgtttgttcgttgtTTTTTATAATCCTAAATATCCTAATAATTTCCTTATATCCCTAAAGAGTATTAAACAACatcttacaaatatataatcCAACACTGAGCTATTTGTGTTTATTCTATGACACACTCGAATTCATCGAATACATATTTACTTGTGTATTTTGTGCATAGGAGAGATGATTCAACGTCTTTGTTCTCATATAGGTTTTGGTAGAACAGTTTGTTCCAGTTCTTGAATTTGATTGACCGAGTGGCATTCTACAGTTGAGAATTACATTGTTTGAATGACTCTATTTACACATTCCATTGTTTGTTAGTGGTTTTTCAGCAACTCTTTTTGCAGATTAAGTAATTGATGCCACTAAGTCTTTATGAATGAATCTCTAAGtaattcattaaacaaatacacttaaaatacaCTGATTATTTAAGAATGACACAAGTTCTAACTAGGGgcacaataaaattacatacGCCATATTATAATTCTCTTGTGACTTGGCATGTTAAAGTGTCCATCTGTTTTATGAAGAATATGGACATACTCTGTATAGTAGGAAAATAGGCATATAATAAGCATTTTTGCACTGTCAGTCATTAAATCATTCACTTAatcaatttgtttaaaacactGATGCATTCAGTAAGGAAATTGTACAATTATATTGCTTGGAGATATGCAAAAATTCTCTgtaactttgttttgtttggatcAATTTCCATTGGTGGAGCACAACAGACCAACTAACTGGCAATATGAAACTTTATTAGTTTCCTGCTTATTAAATTGTTCTATATAATAGCATGGCCGAGATTCACTTGTAGGCATAATGATGTAACctacattttgagaaaacatcTTAATTGAAAACAGTATGCTAAGGGACGGTATTATTTGATATCGTGCCATACATACTCTAATGTTGGCGATAATTTACCCGCTGGAAATTAGCCTAATTAGCATGTGTGGCATATATCCAGATTAAAGGAAATGCCATTGTGATTCTAAAACTCCAGAGATGCTGATTCACGATCGGCATGTAAACAGCTTCTCATTGTTCATTACTTGAATCACGCTACCCCATGAGTCCCACATTGCATAATGGCGAAGATCACATAGAACATATGCAAAGCATCATCAAGGCACAATGCTTTGACAGAAGCGGAggaaagcaaagcaaacaatTGTAACAGCAGTTACTGGCTTTGATTTCTCTGgtgactgaataaataatagcCTGCTTAgagctgttgtttgttttccgTCACTCCACGCGAGCACCTTATTTTTCTCATGGCAccatttttctctttcaggaTTTGTTCTTTTCTTCAATTACAGCCAAGAACCCGGACCGTTGAATGAGAGGCCTACAGCTCTTTGTATTGGTCTCTCAAGCTACTTAAGGGGTTTGAACATGAAACGCACACCGCTcagctttataaatgaattgAACTTTATTCCTTGCAGTTTCAGAGTATATGAAAGCAACACCTGTAAGCCTGTAAGAAAACtgcaataatgatttttttttttcaagcaactTTCAAGTATTCTGGAAAGGAGTGGTGGAttcatataaaagtaaataaacaatggCATAATGCACTGGTTTTCAGATGGTTTTGCCTCAGGAACCAGATTTTACATTGGACATCAAGTGATGAACCCAACACACTGCCAAAACGATTTATgatacaaaattgtattttattggtTTCATGCTCTTGGCAGCGAGTAATTCAGCTTAGATCTCTGCATAAACCTTGCTATGAGTAAACCTGTGTTTAATGTggtgtttttgtggttttttttgtatgttcttTCAGTTTgcgtagttttgtttttaaaaggatgAGAACATATCATGCCACCTGCCTTATATGCTTCTTCTATAAAGTGACAAGAATTGAAATCAAAA
Protein-coding sequences here:
- the fam204a gene encoding protein FAM204A codes for the protein MYSGLLPPGLSEADLSSENDDDEEETAENEQPSHQSGTEPRSACVQAECSNTKTGLHNDAFGDDCLPGVSLDKWQKFKELQQAKDDQSMKEGQIKRKRKRRHKKGGTQNCDTEQKREPEEKREEHWKELTQYFGTNDRLKPPPCSRPPRMSGLEKSIESAIAEGDYGKAEELSDRLATRELAVKIAQAADCRDFARTKQEAEASQAARKRRKQIAWGFEAKKRWETKSNMGFM